In a genomic window of Lacrimispora sp. BS-2:
- a CDS encoding ATP-binding protein, whose protein sequence is MDKQAILIAIFVMFIDTMVLFFYLNCHTIKESKRLQAISAYSLYFLINCILGSIDFPLLCKAICNICMVLAIRYFNYDKVSRYEIGKEAIVFILLLGISEVLILPLIFLLTKSFDMDIFNDYSRPNLWLISMGLSRIIALCLFMLNRKIQKRNYEKLDEQEILILYLPLLISFVSFLVIAKILLGFDDFEKDDFLVLLAVIACILVVFPLLHMIFFEKYIHYRNKDQELSMLKQKDHIQYEYYQNQIETFENIRIMHHDLKNQMLVSTFSPTYMEKTKETLSQFEKFSDTGNRILDILLWKKSNEANKLGIELESDIEKVDLNFIDDMDICSIAGNILDNAIEACSEIDRNQIPKISVRLSKINNFVIFKIENDCIGSIRKKQRENVFETTKAEKKMHGIGLNSITHAVEKYNGNCEFECMDNKFLTEILIPIIR, encoded by the coding sequence ATGGATAAACAGGCGATATTGATTGCAATCTTTGTAATGTTTATTGATACTATGGTACTGTTCTTTTATTTGAATTGTCATACTATCAAAGAGAGCAAGCGTTTGCAGGCGATTTCGGCGTATAGTTTGTATTTCCTTATCAATTGCATACTAGGAAGTATAGATTTTCCTTTGTTGTGCAAAGCAATATGTAATATATGTATGGTTTTAGCTATTAGATATTTTAACTACGATAAGGTAAGCCGCTATGAAATTGGAAAAGAAGCCATTGTTTTTATTTTATTGTTGGGAATCTCAGAAGTATTAATTCTCCCTTTGATTTTTTTATTGACAAAAAGTTTTGATATGGATATATTTAATGATTATTCCAGGCCCAATTTATGGCTGATATCAATGGGGCTATCTAGAATAATTGCTCTATGTCTGTTTATGCTGAATAGGAAAATTCAAAAGCGAAATTATGAAAAGTTAGATGAACAAGAGATCTTGATCCTTTATCTGCCATTATTAATATCCTTTGTAAGTTTTTTAGTTATAGCAAAGATACTACTGGGTTTTGATGATTTTGAAAAAGACGATTTCTTGGTACTATTAGCGGTAATTGCATGTATATTGGTTGTTTTTCCTTTGTTGCATATGATATTTTTTGAGAAGTATATTCATTATCGCAATAAAGATCAAGAATTATCTATGTTAAAGCAAAAGGATCATATTCAATATGAGTATTACCAGAATCAAATAGAAACTTTTGAAAATATTCGTATTATGCATCATGATTTAAAAAACCAAATGTTGGTTTCCACATTTAGCCCTACATATATGGAGAAAACAAAAGAGACGTTGAGTCAGTTTGAAAAGTTTTCAGATACAGGAAATAGGATATTAGATATTCTGTTGTGGAAAAAGTCTAATGAAGCAAATAAACTGGGGATAGAGTTGGAATCTGATATTGAAAAGGTGGATTTAAATTTTATAGATGATATGGATATTTGCTCAATTGCCGGTAATATTCTGGACAATGCAATTGAAGCCTGCAGCGAAATTGATCGCAATCAGATTCCGAAGATTTCTGTTCGATTAAGTAAAATAAATAATTTTGTTATATTTAAAATTGAAAATGATTGTATAGGCAGTATTCGGAAAAAACAAAGAGAAAATGTTTTTGAAACTACGAAAGCAGAAAAGAAAATGCATGGAATTGGACTTAACAGTATAACGCATGCTGTGGAAAAGTATAATGGGAATTGTGAGTTTGAGTGTATGGATAATAAATTTCTCACTGAGATATTGATACCAATTATTCGTTAA
- a CDS encoding 2-oxoacid:acceptor oxidoreductase family protein, whose amino-acid sequence MNEFIVAGIGGQGVITCSKLILETALDKGYEARSAETIGMAQRGGSVLSHVRIGEKIYSPFIPIGKVDEVISMDSLEALRYQNYLKQYGFVEAPDDLMSRAIVSKIPIRSDINIRYYDLGNKWEKKETKKNTNIIMLGIVFAGDRYIISSKDIEKTIVKRFTGVIRSDALEALHLGIELARGGIS is encoded by the coding sequence ATGAATGAATTTATAGTTGCAGGCATTGGAGGACAGGGAGTTATTACTTGTTCTAAATTAATATTGGAAACGGCTTTGGATAAAGGATATGAAGCGCGAAGTGCAGAAACCATAGGAATGGCACAAAGAGGTGGAAGCGTTTTAAGTCATGTACGAATTGGAGAAAAAATATATAGTCCGTTTATTCCAATAGGAAAAGTAGATGAGGTGATTTCCATGGATTCATTGGAAGCACTTCGATACCAGAATTATCTAAAACAATATGGATTTGTAGAAGCCCCAGATGATTTGATGAGCAGAGCCATAGTTTCTAAGATACCGATCAGGTCTGATATTAACATCAGGTATTATGATCTGGGAAACAAATGGGAGAAAAAAGAGACTAAAAAGAATACCAATATTATAATGTTGGGAATTGTCTTTGCTGGCGATAGATATATTATTTCCAGTAAAGATATCGAAAAGACGATTGTAAAACGATTTACAGGGGTTATACGCAGTGATGCGCTTGAAGCGCTGCATTTAGGGATAGAGCTTGCAAGGGGAGGAATCAGTTAA
- a CDS encoding LytTR family DNA-binding domain-containing protein, protein MKILMCDDQVEFLTILKSSLNKILSEMNIEIYMVSFTDPDKVLDYIKEYMDVDIVFMDILMGEKNGFEVAKQISLITPKCKIIFLSSTSAYALKGYDIKAAYYLMKPIKKTKLSLVLNDVITDLRYNDDKYIVERNDLGIHKIFLDEIIYIETCNRNTMIHTTSGNYISYKTMKEHETRLNKNFNRCHSSYIVNMEFIKHYQVYELYLLNDDTIFVSKNRRKDFLHALTKFYGKQLK, encoded by the coding sequence ATGAAGATTTTAATGTGTGATGATCAAGTAGAGTTTTTGACAATTTTAAAAAGTTCCTTAAATAAAATTTTGTCGGAAATGAATATAGAGATTTATATGGTATCATTTACAGATCCGGATAAGGTATTGGATTATATAAAAGAATACATGGATGTTGATATTGTTTTTATGGATATCCTAATGGGCGAAAAGAATGGCTTTGAGGTTGCGAAACAAATTAGCCTGATTACCCCTAAATGCAAGATTATATTTTTATCTTCAACATCAGCATATGCCTTAAAAGGGTATGACATTAAGGCGGCGTACTATTTGATGAAGCCTATTAAAAAGACAAAGTTATCATTAGTTTTAAATGATGTAATTACGGACTTGAGGTATAACGACGATAAATATATCGTTGAGCGGAATGACTTAGGAATACATAAAATTTTTCTTGATGAAATCATCTATATTGAAACGTGCAATAGAAATACAATGATTCATACTACGTCTGGGAATTATATAAGTTATAAGACTATGAAAGAGCATGAAACCAGACTTAATAAAAACTTCAATAGGTGTCACTCCAGTTATATTGTAAATATGGAGTTTATTAAACACTATCAAGTGTATGAATTATATTTACTTAATGATGATACAATATTTGTAAGCAAAAACAGAAGAAAAGACTTTTTGCATGCTTTAACTAAATTTTATGGAAAACAGTTAAAATAA
- a CDS encoding YARHG domain-containing protein, whose product MDVMADEPKVILDGSKGDIQIQNEDNSSHSDDNNDLVSSAANSDEISEIEEEIFKTEEARSKSKYWNEVVAWDEKNLRTGMDRVFEPILNSDSQYYDRGELEGFPKVILYLAKNEIYARHGYIFMDEELGNYFKGQVWYTPTVKASDFRDDVFNEYETANLRVLVDILSALE is encoded by the coding sequence ATGGACGTTATGGCAGATGAACCTAAGGTGATTTTAGATGGTAGCAAAGGTGACATCCAAATACAAAATGAGGATAATTCTTCCCATTCTGATGACAACAACGATTTGGTAAGCTCTGCGGCAAATTCTGACGAAATAAGTGAAATTGAGGAAGAAATTTTTAAAACGGAAGAAGCAAGGAGTAAAAGTAAATATTGGAATGAGGTTGTCGCTTGGGATGAGAAGAATTTAAGAACTGGAATGGATCGAGTATTTGAACCAATACTAAATTCTGACAGTCAATATTATGACAGAGGTGAACTTGAAGGTTTTCCGAAGGTAATTCTTTATTTGGCAAAAAACGAGATCTATGCGAGACATGGTTATATATTCATGGATGAAGAATTAGGAAATTATTTTAAGGGGCAGGTTTGGTATACGCCGACTGTCAAAGCATCAGATTTTAGGGATGATGTATTTAATGAATATGAGACAGCAAATCTTCGAGTGCTAGTGGATATATTATCAGCACTGGAATAA
- the iorA gene encoding indolepyruvate ferredoxin oxidoreductase subunit alpha: MQKELMMGNQAIALAAIDAGVTFVCGYPGTPSTEVVEAVYKNKTDDIYVEWSVNEKVALEVAAGAAYSGYRCLVTMKQVGLNACSDPAMNLSYIGVKGGLVLVVADDPGPISSQTEQDTRNFAIYSKLPLLDPSSPEEAYLMTQEAFNISEKYSTPVILRPTTRVCHSYAGIYRKKVNLTTMEKGFEKNNKWVCFPALSYLNHIKVEKRFDDLKKDFDLLPYYKPHGTGNILIIASGVNYAYAREAIDYLHLQEEQYILLEAATIPLPEHSIISLLGKVERVVVIEELDAVVERYIYYLYGKAGMSTHRIYGKLSKDVKVAGENTIDEIIHLFQKVFKLPEISVSESDTSEIIEVKKATLCAGCSHRAAFYAVKQAMKGRKAIFCGDIGCYTLGKAEPLNMVDTCLCMGAGITIGLGLQKVNPKDTVISFIGDSTFFHTGIQGVLNGIYNNGNLMIIILDNSSTAMTGGQPTPETGPIMCELPQIIKIEQVLFGLGVSNVSVVSPFDLQASIRIVKEMAELDGIRVIVFRSPCKIKQNSKYKVLLDKRICNGCGHCVKELGCPAMRMSDGIPKIEETECNGCGLCASICKRKAIVCTGGKNE, translated from the coding sequence ATGCAAAAGGAACTTATGATGGGAAATCAAGCAATTGCTTTGGCGGCTATTGACGCGGGAGTTACATTTGTTTGTGGATATCCAGGTACCCCTTCTACGGAAGTGGTTGAAGCGGTTTATAAAAATAAAACGGATGATATTTATGTGGAATGGTCAGTAAACGAAAAAGTAGCACTTGAGGTGGCAGCAGGAGCGGCATATTCTGGTTATAGGTGTCTTGTCACAATGAAACAGGTAGGATTAAACGCCTGCTCGGATCCTGCTATGAATTTATCCTATATAGGGGTCAAGGGAGGATTGGTCTTAGTAGTTGCAGATGATCCGGGCCCCATATCTTCACAAACAGAACAAGATACTAGAAACTTTGCTATCTATTCCAAACTTCCATTATTAGATCCGTCTTCACCGGAAGAAGCGTATCTTATGACGCAAGAAGCATTTAATATATCCGAAAAATATAGTACACCGGTTATTCTGCGGCCAACAACAAGAGTATGCCATAGTTATGCAGGGATATATCGGAAAAAAGTTAATTTGACTACAATGGAAAAAGGATTTGAGAAGAATAATAAATGGGTATGTTTTCCTGCGTTATCCTATTTAAATCATATTAAAGTGGAAAAAAGATTTGATGACTTGAAGAAAGACTTTGATTTGCTTCCATATTATAAGCCACATGGTACCGGTAATATCCTTATTATTGCTTCTGGTGTAAATTACGCTTATGCAAGGGAGGCAATAGACTATTTGCATCTGCAGGAAGAGCAATATATTTTACTGGAAGCTGCGACCATTCCTTTGCCAGAACATAGTATAATTTCACTTCTTGGCAAGGTAGAGCGTGTTGTTGTTATTGAAGAATTAGATGCTGTAGTTGAACGCTATATTTATTATTTATATGGGAAAGCAGGTATGTCTACACATCGGATATATGGAAAGCTTTCTAAAGATGTGAAAGTTGCCGGTGAGAATACGATTGACGAAATTATTCATCTATTTCAAAAGGTTTTTAAGCTTCCAGAAATTTCGGTAAGTGAATCCGATACCAGTGAAATTATTGAAGTAAAAAAGGCAACATTATGTGCAGGCTGTTCCCATCGTGCTGCTTTTTATGCAGTTAAACAAGCAATGAAAGGTCGTAAGGCTATATTTTGCGGTGATATTGGGTGTTATACATTGGGTAAAGCAGAACCGCTAAATATGGTAGATACATGTTTGTGCATGGGAGCCGGAATTACGATTGGGCTTGGATTACAAAAGGTCAATCCAAAAGATACGGTTATTTCATTTATCGGTGATTCGACTTTCTTTCATACAGGAATTCAAGGCGTACTTAATGGAATATATAACAATGGAAATTTGATGATAATTATCTTAGATAATTCATCAACGGCCATGACCGGCGGTCAACCAACGCCTGAAACAGGGCCAATTATGTGTGAATTACCTCAAATCATCAAAATAGAGCAGGTTCTTTTTGGATTAGGTGTCTCAAATGTATCTGTAGTATCACCCTTTGACCTTCAAGCGAGTATAAGAATTGTAAAAGAAATGGCAGAGTTAGACGGGATAAGGGTAATTGTATTTCGTTCACCCTGTAAGATAAAACAAAATTCCAAATATAAAGTACTCTTAGATAAGCGTATCTGTAATGGATGTGGGCATTGTGTTAAGGAACTGGGGTGCCCGGCAATGCGTATGAGTGATGGTATCCCGAAAATTGAGGAAACGGAATGTAATGGGTGCGGTCTTTGTGCCTCAATATGCAAGCGAAAAGCGATCGTATGTACTGGAGGTAAGAATGAATGA
- a CDS encoding radical SAM protein, with amino-acid sequence MRDTLKELKSNKFFVDNYHFSHNGINILLDVNNSDFYSVEDVYCDIADYLSDAGTTAEEIQDKYENKQIQEALENLKTFGFICEEEPKYKEIAIEQDKEVINLVVNVSHNCNLRCRYCFAASGSYNGERDIMSQEMADKTLNWFVNQAKTSKVLNINLFGGEPLTNIPLVKYMVKRCKELEVEYDKKIYIVISTNGTILNDELVQLIKENDIGLQISIDGDKEIHDANRPAANGQSSYDMLEKNVKVLLNEVDNSGLIPRATVAKGITDVTRIVNHMLDDLHFKCVALTPALGSYEETSYRQEDLDEYFKKYDVLAETFLEKLRNGEEYNIYPFVSEVDAVSKGIRRIYGCGSGLGFASVDIKGNIYPCMRFIGNEDYIIGHVKTSFNDKRHMFFDRTVYNRTKCKDCWARHLCGGACVAIQVECGETLQSSNPMVCQVAKRMAELAMYASSVIAKENLDFDMHKLTVNDFIRRRFS; translated from the coding sequence ATGCGAGACACATTAAAGGAATTAAAAAGTAATAAATTTTTTGTTGATAATTACCACTTTTCACATAATGGTATAAATATTTTACTGGATGTTAATAACTCGGATTTTTATTCAGTAGAAGATGTATATTGTGATATCGCTGATTACCTTAGTGATGCCGGGACTACTGCTGAAGAAATTCAAGATAAATACGAAAATAAGCAGATTCAGGAGGCATTAGAAAATCTCAAAACATTCGGATTTATTTGTGAAGAAGAACCGAAATACAAAGAGATTGCAATTGAACAGGACAAAGAAGTTATAAATTTGGTTGTAAATGTCTCCCATAACTGTAATTTAAGATGTAGGTATTGTTTTGCGGCATCCGGAAGTTATAACGGCGAGCGTGATATTATGAGCCAGGAAATGGCCGATAAAACGTTGAACTGGTTTGTAAATCAGGCCAAAACGTCGAAAGTACTTAATATAAACCTATTTGGTGGAGAACCATTAACAAATATTCCATTAGTCAAATATATGGTGAAACGATGCAAAGAACTTGAGGTGGAATATGACAAAAAAATCTATATTGTAATCAGTACCAATGGAACAATTCTGAATGATGAATTAGTACAGTTGATTAAGGAAAATGATATTGGATTGCAGATTAGTATTGATGGTGATAAAGAGATTCATGATGCGAATCGGCCGGCAGCAAATGGACAAAGTTCGTATGATATGCTTGAGAAGAATGTAAAAGTTCTTTTAAATGAAGTGGATAATTCAGGTCTGATTCCAAGAGCGACTGTGGCGAAGGGAATCACGGATGTGACAAGAATCGTTAATCATATGCTTGATGATTTGCATTTCAAATGTGTTGCGCTGACTCCGGCATTAGGCTCTTACGAGGAAACTTCGTATAGGCAGGAAGATTTAGATGAATATTTTAAAAAGTACGATGTATTGGCTGAGACTTTCTTGGAAAAGTTAAGAAATGGTGAGGAGTATAATATCTATCCGTTTGTTTCTGAAGTTGATGCAGTAAGTAAAGGAATAAGAAGAATTTACGGTTGCGGATCTGGGTTGGGATTTGCAAGCGTTGATATTAAAGGTAATATTTATCCTTGCATGCGTTTTATAGGAAACGAAGATTATATTATTGGCCATGTAAAAACAAGTTTTAATGATAAACGTCATATGTTTTTTGACAGAACAGTTTATAATCGTACAAAATGTAAAGATTGTTGGGCGAGACATTTATGCGGTGGGGCATGTGTAGCAATTCAGGTAGAGTGCGGTGAAACTCTCCAATCCTCCAATCCCATGGTCTGTCAGGTGGCAAAACGTATGGCCGAATTGGCTATGTATGCCAGTTCGGTAATTGCTAAAGAAAATCTTGACTTTGATATGCATAAATTAACGGTTAATGATTTCATTCGTAGAAGATTTAGTTAA
- a CDS encoding GNAT family N-acetyltransferase, producing the protein MKKNIVIRKADCFDILKLVQMSMDFLYKEQGEGQVKKYIDLNLKIEAFFRKYLNNNLDVFLAELDGRIIAALGTSYLTLFPRMNSRNNKCAYLLFAYIEPLYENKELKKTLCEESMENAKKQGAEVYEIGVAEKDLLRYKALGFKASGYSAIHLMLGGNSVCDKWADKVEKNITLRKAIPSDIPQLVDIRMQFLSEVSSVEPIEKSKDFNKRLNLFLEEHFDKDMDTFVAELNGEILSMCFMLYYDKMPEPGLVNGKIGIPINNYTKPQYRNKGLSKALFEVLIKHAEKRGVEMLEMEIPENAMPFYEEFGFKPMKTISVSTLLI; encoded by the coding sequence ATGAAAAAAAATATAGTTATAAGAAAGGCAGACTGTTTCGATATCTTAAAATTGGTCCAAATGAGTATGGATTTTTTGTATAAGGAGCAGGGAGAAGGTCAGGTTAAAAAATACATAGACTTAAATTTAAAAATAGAAGCCTTTTTCCGCAAATATCTAAATAATAATTTAGATGTTTTTCTTGCGGAATTAGATGGCAGAATAATAGCCGCTCTCGGAACATCATATTTGACACTATTTCCGCGTATGAATTCTAGAAATAATAAATGTGCTTATCTGTTATTTGCTTATATAGAGCCTTTGTATGAAAATAAAGAATTAAAAAAAACTTTGTGCGAAGAATCAATGGAAAATGCGAAGAAACAGGGAGCAGAAGTATATGAAATTGGAGTTGCAGAAAAGGACCTGCTGAGATACAAAGCGTTAGGATTTAAAGCAAGTGGATATTCGGCAATTCATTTAATGCTGGGAGGTAATTCGGTTTGTGATAAATGGGCAGATAAAGTAGAAAAGAATATAACTCTTAGAAAAGCAATTCCCTCAGATATTCCTCAATTAGTTGATATTCGGATGCAGTTTTTAAGTGAGGTGTCCTCCGTAGAGCCAATAGAAAAATCTAAAGACTTCAATAAAAGACTAAACCTCTTTTTGGAAGAGCATTTTGATAAGGATATGGATACTTTTGTGGCAGAATTAAATGGAGAGATTTTGTCAATGTGTTTTATGCTCTATTATGACAAGATGCCAGAGCCGGGACTTGTAAATGGAAAGATTGGAATTCCCATTAATAATTATACGAAGCCTCAGTACAGAAATAAGGGATTGTCAAAAGCTTTGTTTGAGGTTTTAATAAAGCATGCTGAGAAACGGGGAGTAGAAATGTTAGAAATGGAAATTCCCGAAAATGCTATGCCCTTTTACGAAGAATTTGGATTTAAGCCAATGAAGACCATATCTGTTTCCACTTTATTAATTTAA
- a CDS encoding U32 family peptidase has translation MKVFSVPADFKEKTILEYKELNQSHNNIKIRETYGQLTEGYMHMSGRAKSTLPQICMKDLEKYVEFSSKNRIEFNYTLNASCFGNYEFTDEGIQEIRRLLIDLQNIGVKNLTLATPAMIELVKSIAPDMNIKASAICQINSVKRMKHYKKIGVERIVVDPDLTKNFKILRNMAELGADKIEIIINDKCVKDCPYKTFHYNQTAHDNSNRAESYFFMNCGVQKSQDLQAYLNLNWIRPEDLHLYENMGIKYFKVEGREFMQHGNMMRLLKAYINESFDGNLLDLLHIFAPYDTENQPYIDNKALNGYVEGYYNNKVVCDQQCETCGYCGGFLKRSFRIPENMALEAIEYYNEKNNFIQRLKHEPQITIR, from the coding sequence ATGAAAGTGTTTAGTGTACCGGCAGATTTTAAGGAGAAAACCATATTGGAATACAAAGAATTGAACCAAAGTCATAACAATATAAAAATAAGAGAGACATATGGACAACTCACAGAAGGGTATATGCACATGTCAGGAAGAGCAAAAAGTACCCTACCACAAATATGTATGAAAGATTTGGAAAAATATGTTGAGTTTTCAAGTAAGAATAGGATTGAATTTAACTATACGTTAAATGCTTCTTGCTTTGGAAATTATGAGTTTACTGATGAAGGTATACAAGAAATCAGAAGGCTTCTTATTGACTTGCAAAATATAGGAGTTAAAAATTTAACGTTAGCAACACCTGCAATGATTGAATTGGTAAAAAGTATTGCACCTGATATGAATATAAAGGCTTCTGCAATATGCCAAATAAATTCAGTAAAAAGAATGAAGCATTATAAAAAAATTGGTGTGGAGCGCATCGTTGTGGATCCTGATCTGACTAAAAATTTTAAAATTCTGCGCAATATGGCAGAACTAGGTGCGGATAAAATAGAAATTATAATTAATGACAAGTGCGTGAAAGATTGTCCATATAAAACATTTCATTACAATCAAACAGCTCATGACAATAGTAACAGAGCCGAAAGCTATTTTTTTATGAACTGCGGAGTACAAAAATCCCAAGATCTTCAAGCGTATCTAAATCTTAATTGGATAAGACCAGAGGATTTACATCTGTATGAAAATATGGGAATTAAGTATTTTAAGGTAGAAGGAAGAGAATTCATGCAGCATGGAAATATGATGAGGCTACTTAAGGCATATATTAATGAAAGTTTTGATGGTAATTTATTAGACTTACTTCATATATTTGCCCCCTATGATACGGAGAATCAGCCATACATTGATAACAAAGCCTTAAATGGCTATGTAGAGGGATATTATAACAATAAGGTTGTATGTGATCAACAATGTGAAACGTGTGGTTATTGCGGGGGATTTTTAAAAAGGTCATTTAGGATTCCGGAAAATATGGCGTTAGAAGCAATAGAGTATTATAACGAAAAAAATAATTTTATTCAAAGACTTAAGCATGAACCTCAAATTACAATTAGATAG
- a CDS encoding peptidoglycan-binding protein, translating to MRELQERLIELGYSCGASGADGFFGNATYYAVISFQKCNNIAQDGIAGPETLKKIYSEYAIKYSAPTVLKKGDSGEEVRKLQLRLLELGYNCGIGTADGVFGNGTYSSVRDFQRINGLSVDGIAGPNTLAMLYSASPKEYKAETPIPPVIAGTNDIVEYAIQVILRGEGNYTAINDKDPISIGILQWYQERAHDLLCNIKAMNSQLVENLLGKGSALFAELSQDRSVFKGRYLNADEKKALVALLNTKESHQVQDETAKSDVGGYIETGKSKGITNEKALIYYADLYNQSPKQTNLIVESIHGEVSLDKLHQAAMNNSIMNQYASRRQNAYNAANAYQGSVSLENFVNIALNESGTVEKYDNITKYGEWYGMNGKPWCAMFVSWCAYQAGLLATSNNVNGIIPKYASVALGMEWYKEKSRFGVKGSYLPKYGDILFLRTDASHTAIVVGYDQSSNKVYTIEGNFSDKVCKVWRYADDSRITGYGVNGSNSYGYILEDAISDAKGDISTI from the coding sequence GTGCGTGAACTGCAGGAGAGATTAATTGAACTGGGATATTCCTGTGGGGCTTCTGGTGCCGATGGATTTTTTGGAAATGCCACATATTACGCAGTAATTAGCTTCCAAAAGTGCAATAACATAGCACAAGACGGCATTGCTGGTCCGGAAACTTTGAAAAAGATTTATTCTGAATATGCAATAAAATATAGTGCTCCAACTGTATTAAAAAAAGGGGATTCAGGAGAAGAAGTACGAAAGTTACAGCTGCGGCTTCTAGAATTAGGTTACAACTGTGGGATTGGAACCGCAGATGGTGTTTTTGGAAATGGAACATATAGCTCTGTGCGGGATTTCCAGAGAATAAATGGATTATCAGTTGATGGAATAGCTGGCCCGAATACCCTTGCCATGCTATATTCTGCAAGTCCAAAAGAATATAAAGCAGAAACACCAATCCCCCCTGTAATAGCAGGAACAAATGATATTGTGGAATATGCAATCCAGGTGATTTTAAGAGGTGAAGGGAATTATACTGCAATCAATGACAAAGATCCGATTAGCATTGGCATACTGCAGTGGTACCAGGAACGTGCACATGATTTATTATGCAATATCAAAGCTATGAATTCCCAGCTTGTAGAAAATTTATTAGGGAAAGGTTCTGCTTTATTTGCAGAGCTGAGCCAGGATAGATCTGTATTTAAGGGGCGCTATTTAAATGCTGATGAAAAAAAGGCATTAGTCGCTTTGTTAAATACAAAAGAAAGCCATCAGGTACAGGATGAAACGGCTAAAAGCGATGTGGGAGGATATATTGAAACCGGTAAAAGTAAAGGTATCACCAATGAAAAAGCATTGATCTATTATGCGGATCTGTATAATCAAAGCCCTAAACAGACGAACCTCATTGTAGAGAGCATTCATGGTGAGGTTTCCTTAGATAAGCTTCATCAGGCTGCAATGAACAATTCTATAATGAATCAGTATGCAAGCAGAAGGCAAAATGCGTACAATGCTGCAAATGCTTATCAAGGCAGTGTTTCTTTAGAGAACTTTGTAAATATTGCGTTGAATGAAAGTGGTACCGTAGAAAAATATGATAATATCACAAAGTACGGAGAATGGTATGGAATGAACGGGAAACCCTGGTGTGCTATGTTCGTATCATGGTGTGCTTATCAGGCCGGACTATTAGCCACTTCGAATAATGTGAATGGTATCATCCCTAAATATGCTTCCGTTGCTTTAGGAATGGAATGGTACAAAGAAAAATCACGGTTTGGAGTTAAGGGCAGTTATCTTCCGAAATATGGAGATATTCTATTCTTAAGAACAGATGCATCACATACTGCCATTGTAGTAGGTTATGATCAAAGCAGTAATAAGGTTTATACCATTGAAGGGAATTTTTCTGACAAGGTGTGCAAGGTGTGGAGATATGCAGATGATTCCAGGATTACAGGTTATGGTGTAAACGGCAGCAATTCGTACGGTTATATTCTGGAAGATGCAATTTCTGATGCCAAAGGAGATATAAGTACTATTTAG